TAGAACCCGGCGACCATCACCTGATCGAACGCCCCGGCCTGGAACTGGCCCGGGCCGCTGAACTCCGTCAGCGGGAGGGCGTGATACCCCATGTGGGGAACGCACATGACCGTGGGGTCGGGCACGCCTGGCGGCACCGGCGGCGCCCAGCCCGCAGGTACCGTGGCCGGATCGGGTTGAGTGGCATCCTGGCAGTCCACAGCGGCCACGGCAGCGGTGTCCACGCCGTAGAAGTGAAAGTCGAAGTGGGGAGGGCCGTAGCGATCCGGTTCGTGGCCCATCGGCATCCAGTCAATCTCGAAGTGATCGAAAAGGTCTGGGCCTTGACCTCGTCGGGGAAGTCCACCGCGACGATGCTGGGAGCGGCGTTCATGTGCTGGGTCATGGGCGCGCCGACCAGGGCGGCGTAGGGCGCCCTCACGCTGACGCTCTGAATTTCGCCGGCGGCCGATACGGTGGCCATGGTCGACACCACCGATCCGTTGAAGGGAGAGGACGCGTCTTGGAGCGTGTGCGCCAGCACCGTCGGGGCACACCCCGTCATGGCGGAAGCAAGCGCAAGGCCCACGACGCTCAGCCGCAGAAGCGTGGTCATGATGCTCCTTCCGGGAACATCGACCCCTGCGGGGCTTGATCTGCGGTGGCGGGCATCGCCCACTGGATACCGTAGGCCGGGGCCTCGCTCACCAGGCGCTGGAAGTCTGCTGGCGTGGGGAGCAGCGGATCGTCCTGTAGAGGCGTAGCCATCGCCCCGAAGAAGGCCTCGAAGCCGCCTGGCGTGAGCAGCACCAGCATGCGGGCGGTCGGCGTGACGACCTTGAAGGCGTGAGGCATTCCCCTGGGCAGGTACACGAAGTCGCCTGGGGTGGCGCGGCGATGCTCGTTCCCGATCTGAAAGTCGAGCTGACCGTCCAGCACGTAGAAGGCCTCGTCTTCTCGGGTGTGGGTATGCAGGGGGGGCTCCAGTCCGGCCCGCATGACTTCCTCGACCACGGCGAATGCCCCTCCGGTGTCCAGGGTGCGGGCCAGGACCGTCTGGGGCTGACCCAGGTACAGGTGAGTCGTGTCCGGAGCGGCGCGGCGGATGTAGGGAAGCGTCATGGATGTCCTCCTGGACGGCACAGGGACGGCCCACGTCAGCAATGGACGCGGCTTGCAGGGACGGCGCAAAAGAAGTAAGATTGTCTGACGAAATGGTACGGGGAACCGATCCGATAGTCAAGTCTTCTGACCAAAACCAGGCACCTCTGATCGGGCTGCTGCTGTCCCGGCCCTTCCAGGTGGTCGATGAACGGGTCAATGCCGCCCTCCACCGGGCGGGCCACACCGACATCCGACCCGCCCACCAGATCGTCTTCCGTCTCCTGGGGGGCGGGGGCGCGCGGCTGGTCGATCTCGCTGCCCGGGGACTGATGACCAAGCAGTCGATGGGTTATCTCGTCGATCACCTGGAAGGCGCAGGGTACGTGGAACGTGTCAGCGATCCCCTGGACGGCCGGGCCAAGATTCTTCAGCTCACGCCCCTGGGACGCGCGGCGGAGGGCGTGGCCCGCGCGGCCATCACCGAGCTCCAGAACGACTGGGCACGCGAGATGGGCCAGGGCGACTTCGACCTCCTGATCCAGCTCCTGCGGCGCCTGAATGCCCAGCTTCAGACAGGTGATTCCCGATGAGCCCACCAGCGCTCATGGCCGTGATCGCTCATCCCAGCGATGAGGTGTTCAATTTTGGTGGCACCCTGGCCTATTACGCAGCGCAAGGCGTGAAGGTCACCGTGGTCTGCGCCACCCGTGGGGAAGGTCAGCCGCTCCTTGGACCGTCAGACGCTGCTGCCGTGCGCGAACACGAACTCCGTGAGTCCTGCACGGCTCTGGGCCTTCCCCCACCAGTATTTCTCGACTATCACGACTCCGGAGGGCTGAACGCCACCAACAGGACGGACCCGTTGGCCCTGGTGAACGCTCCGCACTTGGAGATCGAACAACGCCTACTCGCGGTGATCGCGCAGGAACGGCCGCAGGTCCTGCTCACCTTCGATCCCAGAGGCGGCAACGGCCACCCAGACAAACTCCGGATGTTCCAGGCGACGTGTGCAGCCTTCCAGTTCAGCGGGTACCTGCCGGACCCACCCCAGCGGCTGTTCCTGGCGGCGCGGTCACTGGCACTGATGGAAGGCCTGACGTCGCTGCCGACGGGTCCGTGGGTCGATCTGGACCCCCGGCAGTACGCGACGGCCGAGTCGGGCGTGGCCGCGCGGATTGACACCCGGGGCCAGCGGCCTACTGTAATCGCGGCCGCACGCGCGCACACCTCACAGGCCCTCAGCCGGCTGCCTGAGGAGGTGCTGAACGGTGTGTACGGGGTGGCCCTCGACTGGGGAATCTTCGTGCTGGCCGGGAGCCGGGGCCCCTTGCCACGCTGGCCGGTCGAGGACGTCTTCGAGGGCCTGTGAAGGCCGTAGAAGCCGGTCGGCATGACCCGTTTTGAAGCGTGGGACAGGGCACGCCAACGGGTGGTGTCAGTCCCCGGCGCGACGTGATCCGCCCGCGTCAGGGCCGGGCTCTCTGCCAGCAACTCGACCGCGCCCCGCGCGGCTTCAATCGCTTGGTGGGCCGTAGGGGCGGCGCTGGGATCATGCGCTGGATGTGATCACCACCTTGGACACATTCGGGCTCATAGCGCCCTGGTGCTCAGCGCAGCGGCGCGGGCCTGAGTTGGGGCACGTCCAGCCACGTGCGCAGGGTCCTGCCAAGCAGCGCCGACGTGCAGTCGTGCACGGAAACCAAGTCCGGGTCACAATGAAGCAGGACTCCAGCGGCACATTTTTCCAGAGGGTCGTGGCGAGTTATTGGCCGGGCGTGATCCGGTACTGAGCGGTCAAACGCCTGCCGACCACCGCTTCCCCCTTGCCGTAACCGGCTACGCCGTGTGGCTCCTTCACTGGCTCAAGCCGAGCTACCGGGATGCCGGGAAACCGCTGCCGCAACACGGGATTTGCGTCACCCGGGAATCCATCCGAGCGGGATGCATCATCGCCCACGACCCGAGCCACCGTGGTTGCCGGCAGTCGCTTGTGGGTGAAGCACGTCGAGACCAGTGGCATCAGGCCCTGGTGACGTGCCAATGATGACCACCGAAGCGGCGTCGCGGCCGGGTCCCTACTTCTTGGCCAGGGCCTTCGCCACGTTGATCACGCTGACACTGCCGGCCGGGTCCACGCTGTAGTCGTCGTTCGGCTCACCCTCGTTGGCGGTGAGCAGCAGCGAGCCGTCCGGCGTAAAGGTCAGCATGTCGGGCAGCGCTCCGACCGTGACCGCCGGCGCCCGCTCGCTGCCGTCCGCGTTCAGGAAGGCCACCTTGCCGGGATCGGTCTTGACGGCGGCCTGCACCGCCACCGCGACCACGCCGTTCTTCACGGTGACGCTGTTGGCCGACGCGCCGTAGGCGCCGAGGTTCACCTGTCCGGCCAGCGCGGGCGCCGTCGGGTCGGCGATGTTCAGGATGTCCAGCCCCTTGGTCGCCCCGTTCACCACGAACAGCCGTTTACTGGCGGAATCGTACGCGGGAATCTCCGCAGCGCCCTGGTCGTACGCGTAGGGAGTGACCTGGTACCGCCCGATCCGGGTCAACGTGCCCGTGGTCGAGACCCGGTAGAGGGTCGTGCTGCCACTGACCTCGTTCGCCACCACCAGGATGGGCTGGCCGTCCGGGCTCTGGTCCGCCGGGATGAAGAGCAGGCCCTCGGGACCCAGGTCGCCCGCGGCGCCGCTCGCCGGGGTGGCAGTGACGTCCACGGTGTTCGCGTAGGACACGAACGTCGGCTGCGCCGGGGTGCTGAGATCCAGCACCATCACGCCGCCGGTACGTTCCAGGCCCACGAACGCGAGGGGCCGACCGCCCACGGTGGCGACCGTCACGCCCTCGGGTTCGGGGCCCTTGTTGTCGCTGCGGGTGTCGAAGGTGCTCGCCGTTCCGTTGGAGTTGAACGCGCTGGGCACGAGTTCGGCCGTCTTCCGCTCGAACAGGTCACCGGTGTCGGCCACCCGCGTCAGGTCCGTGGTCCACACGCTCACGCTGCGCGCACCGAACGCGACGAGGCGGTCGGCGTCGCCGTCACCGTCGGTGTCCGCGTCCACGCGGCTCACCGTGAGGCGGCCCAGGGCGCTGTCCGCCTGCAACGCGACCGCGTTTGGGAAGACGGTCGGGTCGAGCTTGAGGGCGCTGACCTTCGCCTCGTCCGTAAAGCCGGTGTATCCGCGGGAGTCTCCCTCGTTGGCCGTGATCAGATAGGTTTTTCCGCCGCCGGTGAAGCTGGCGATGGCGTCGGGCATGTACGCGCCGTACACGGGCCACGTGGCGATGTGAACGCCGCCGTCCTTGTCGCTCGGATCGAGCGCCGCTCCCGCCACCGAGTGGTCCTTGAGACCGAGATTCGACACCTTGGTGATCC
This is a stretch of genomic DNA from Deinococcus metalli. It encodes these proteins:
- a CDS encoding quercetin 2,3-dioxygenase produces the protein MTLPYIRRAAPDTTHLYLGQPQTVLARTLDTGGAFAVVEEVMRAGLEPPLHTHTREDEAFYVLDGQLDFQIGNEHRRATPGDFVYLPRGMPHAFKVVTPTARMLVLLTPGGFEAFFGAMATPLQDDPLLPTPADFQRLVSEAPAYGIQWAMPATADQAPQGSMFPEGAS
- a CDS encoding MarR family winged helix-turn-helix transcriptional regulator; its protein translation is MVRGTDPIVKSSDQNQAPLIGLLLSRPFQVVDERVNAALHRAGHTDIRPAHQIVFRLLGGGGARLVDLAARGLMTKQSMGYLVDHLEGAGYVERVSDPLDGRAKILQLTPLGRAAEGVARAAITELQNDWAREMGQGDFDLLIQLLRRLNAQLQTGDSR
- a CDS encoding PIG-L deacetylase family protein, which encodes MAVIAHPSDEVFNFGGTLAYYAAQGVKVTVVCATRGEGQPLLGPSDAAAVREHELRESCTALGLPPPVFLDYHDSGGLNATNRTDPLALVNAPHLEIEQRLLAVIAQERPQVLLTFDPRGGNGHPDKLRMFQATCAAFQFSGYLPDPPQRLFLAARSLALMEGLTSLPTGPWVDLDPRQYATAESGVAARIDTRGQRPTVIAAARAHTSQALSRLPEEVLNGVYGVALDWGIFVLAGSRGPLPRWPVEDVFEGL
- a CDS encoding choice-of-anchor I family protein encodes the protein MRTPALTALVLSLSLTACARMEGPSLPLVTTLDFTSFDAQQGTLKLRGGTPSGLLSKDAEPEYITVSADGRAAYVTLQESNAVATVDLTSGRITKVSNLGLKDHSVAGAALDPSDKDGGVHIATWPVYGAYMPDAIASFTGGGKTYLITANEGDSRGYTGFTDEAKVSALKLDPTVFPNAVALQADSALGRLTVSRVDADTDGDGDADRLVAFGARSVSVWTTDLTRVADTGDLFERKTAELVPSAFNSNGTASTFDTRSDNKGPEPEGVTVATVGGRPLAFVGLERTGGVMVLDLSTPAQPTFVSYANTVDVTATPASGAAGDLGPEGLLFIPADQSPDGQPILVVANEVSGSTTLYRVSTTGTLTRIGRYQVTPYAYDQGAAEIPAYDSASKRLFVVNGATKGLDILNIADPTAPALAGQVNLGAYGASANSVTVKNGVVAVAVQAAVKTDPGKVAFLNADGSERAPAVTVGALPDMLTFTPDGSLLLTANEGEPNDDYSVDPAGSVSVINVAKALAKK